From Ignisphaera aggregans DSM 17230, the proteins below share one genomic window:
- a CDS encoding hypothetical protein (KEGG: similar to cytochrome C-type biogenesis protein CCMF) yields MGFVKVNLKNVPITFFISALILVLLLNIIGRLLPPFVELCYVVILTIIVACCFALLFLLPIIFPNRSDKRYRVNYLIAYMTSLLTSWLLAIYSSSVQSFLMHLLSFLALLIFVLTSSLLPVMECYEKYVLSWRDLLIGLRLVVTTSERSVSYILGKLTFWFIFSMPASIIISYLLTEAHLINIRQIPFNTLVYLILNIIVVIAVFMETIFEFPKLFPRISKMLGRGFYVLATIIFIISAIYLYELLTSNNQKLLEYSPSTFYSAIALLSYIFFFIAMVASTTCRNEVATSV; encoded by the coding sequence ATGGGCTTCGTAAAAGTGAACTTGAAGAATGTGCCTATCACGTTCTTCATATCCGCATTAATTTTAGTTTTACTATTGAACATCATAGGAAGGCTTCTTCCTCCCTTTGTGGAGCTCTGTTACGTCGTAATACTTACGATAATTGTAGCTTGTTGTTTCGCCTTATTATTCCTACTTCCAATTATATTTCCAAACCGCAGCGATAAGCGTTATCGCGTCAACTATTTAATTGCGTACATGACGTCTCTCTTGACGTCTTGGCTTTTAGCTATATATTCCTCTAGTGTTCAATCATTTCTTATGCACCTCCTTTCATTCTTAGCGTTACTGATATTCGTATTGACTTCTTCGCTTTTACCTGTTATGGAATGCTACGAGAAGTACGTACTATCTTGGAGAGACCTCTTAATAGGTCTAAGGCTCGTTGTAACCACTTCTGAAAGGAGTGTTAGCTACATTCTTGGAAAGCTAACATTCTGGTTCATCTTTTCAATGCCAGCTTCAATAATAATTTCTTACCTACTCACAGAAGCACACCTTATCAATATTCGACAGATCCCGTTTAACACGTTGGTCTACCTGATTTTGAATATTATCGTAGTAATAGCAGTTTTTATGGAGACGATTTTTGAATTTCCTAAATTGTTTCCAAGAATTAGCAAAATGTTAGGAAGAGGATTCTATGTACTAGCCACAATCATCTTCATTATTTCTGCTATATATTTGTATGAACTGCTCACCTCAAATAATCAGAAATTGCTGGAATACAGTCCGAGCACATTCTATAGTGCAATAGCCTTGCTAAGTTATATATTTTTCTTCATAGCGATGGTGGCATCAACCACGTGTAGAAATGAGGTAGCTACATCAGTGTAA
- a CDS encoding fructose-bisphosphate aldolase ;D-fructose 1,6-bisphosphatase (COGs: COG1980 fructose 1 6-bisphosphatase~InterPro IPR002803~KEGG: hbu:Hbut_0487 hypothetical protein~PFAM: protein of unknown function DUF100~SPTR: A2BK38 Universally conserved uncharacterized protein~PFAM: Fructose-1,6-bisphosphatase), protein MSEKAKTTISVIKADIGSLAGHHVVHPDTMAAAAKVLAEAKSKGIIVDYYITHVGDDLELIMTHRKGVDAPEVHEVAWNAFKEAAKVAKELGLYAAGQDLLTDAFSGNVRGLGPSAAEMEFVERPAEPVIVFMADKTEPGAFNLPLFRVFGDPFNTAGLVIDPKLHDGFKFEVYDVIGGKYVIMNLPEEMYDLLALIGTPGRFVVRRVYRKSDNEIAAVVSVERLNLIAGQYVGKDDPVAIVRAQSGFPAVGEVIEAFAFPHLVAGWMRGSHFGPLMPVSQRNARCTRFDGPPRVVALGFQIKNARLIGPADLFDDPAYDETRRLAQTIAEYMRRHGPFMPHRLGPEEMEYTTLPAVLQKLQNRFVEAKLYEVKGPKVKTELLHE, encoded by the coding sequence ATGTCGGAAAAAGCTAAAACAACAATATCTGTTATAAAGGCAGATATAGGGTCATTAGCAGGACATCATGTAGTTCATCCAGATACTATGGCAGCTGCAGCAAAGGTTCTTGCGGAGGCTAAGAGTAAGGGTATTATAGTTGATTATTACATAACTCATGTTGGTGACGACCTAGAATTGATAATGACCCATAGAAAAGGTGTAGATGCACCAGAAGTACATGAAGTAGCTTGGAATGCCTTTAAAGAGGCTGCAAAAGTTGCAAAAGAGCTTGGATTATATGCAGCAGGACAAGATCTCTTAACAGATGCTTTCTCAGGCAATGTAAGGGGTCTAGGTCCATCAGCTGCAGAAATGGAGTTTGTAGAGAGACCTGCTGAACCCGTGATTGTGTTCATGGCTGATAAAACAGAACCTGGGGCATTTAATTTACCATTGTTTAGAGTCTTTGGAGATCCATTCAATACTGCAGGCCTTGTAATAGATCCTAAGCTTCATGATGGCTTCAAATTCGAGGTTTATGATGTTATTGGAGGTAAATATGTGATAATGAATCTACCCGAGGAAATGTATGATCTCCTTGCATTAATAGGCACCCCTGGAAGATTTGTAGTAAGGAGGGTATACAGAAAAAGTGACAATGAAATAGCAGCAGTAGTATCTGTAGAGAGGCTAAATCTTATTGCAGGACAATATGTCGGTAAAGACGATCCCGTAGCTATTGTAAGAGCACAGTCAGGATTTCCTGCTGTAGGTGAAGTTATAGAAGCTTTTGCATTTCCACATCTAGTTGCAGGTTGGATGAGAGGAAGTCACTTTGGACCATTAATGCCTGTTAGTCAGAGGAATGCAAGATGTACAAGATTTGACGGACCACCAAGAGTAGTTGCACTAGGATTCCAGATAAAGAATGCTAGATTAATAGGTCCAGCAGATCTATTCGATGACCCTGCATATGATGAGACAAGAAGATTGGCCCAAACTATTGCAGAATATATGAGAAGACATGGACCATTTATGCCACATAGGTTAGGACCTGAAGAGATGGAGTATACAACCCTACCAGCTGTTCTTCAGAAGCTACAGAATAGATTTGTTGAAGCAAAACTATATGAGGTTAAAGGACCTAAAGTGAAAACAGAGCTCCTTCATGAATAA
- a CDS encoding type II secretion system protein E (COGs: COG0630 Type IV secretory pathway VirB11 protein involved in flagella biosynthesis~InterPro IPR001482~KEGG: sto:ST1397 virB11 protein~PFAM: type II secretion system protein E~SPTR: Q971F6 474aa long hypothetical virB11 protein~PFAM: Type II/IV secretion system protein) → MDFKEIFRFYRKVRGDNIIVKRRLKSLYLDNIDDICVEILRRYNVDKSEIVICIDKSGLARYIVNEPKINREVSKLYETFMEYLYTSVLDINDIDDLKYAIEKIAMQLKLEESLIRNYDTLLYYIVRDTFGYGILDTVIRDRNIEDIELSDWQKPVTVVHSDFLGYEALVTNIVFDSEEEVRSYIERISLKSGKAISLVKPEIHTVLPEGYRVAATIGEPVSVSPTIDIRKLPSIPIDIVRLIKSDFIDAKVAALLWLVNDAKLFYAIIGGSGTGKTTLLNALIQLSNPNWKIIVVQDIPEIKLPLRPRFIQFFGESSEELLQRCFTALRYRPDMLVVGEVRGREISALVRAVASGSGSITSFHASTPEEYEMAIRNLLPQDLYSLLTLNTALLVFVTRFRSGGKTERKVWRVYENISDEWREIYGPEIDRIENSYIIKRLAKRLLINDIEAEWENRYKILLSIDEGYESVERMLRKFYGV, encoded by the coding sequence ATGGATTTTAAAGAGATTTTTCGATTTTATAGAAAGGTTCGTGGAGATAACATTATTGTGAAAAGAAGATTGAAGAGTCTATATTTAGATAATATTGATGATATTTGTGTTGAGATATTAAGGAGATACAATGTAGATAAAAGTGAGATTGTCATATGTATTGATAAAAGTGGTCTAGCTAGATATATTGTCAATGAGCCTAAGATCAACAGAGAAGTTTCTAAACTTTATGAGACTTTCATGGAATATCTCTATACATCTGTCTTAGATATAAATGATATAGATGATTTGAAGTATGCTATTGAGAAGATAGCTATGCAGTTAAAGCTTGAAGAAAGTCTTATTAGGAATTATGACACTCTATTGTATTACATAGTTAGGGATACATTTGGATATGGCATTTTAGATACAGTTATAAGAGATAGGAATATTGAGGATATAGAGTTATCGGATTGGCAGAAACCTGTAACGGTTGTTCATAGTGATTTTCTTGGTTATGAAGCTTTAGTAACAAATATAGTATTTGATAGTGAAGAGGAGGTTAGAAGCTATATTGAGAGAATTTCTTTAAAGAGTGGAAAGGCAATATCATTGGTAAAGCCAGAGATTCATACTGTATTACCAGAGGGATATAGGGTTGCAGCTACTATAGGTGAACCAGTAAGTGTAAGTCCTACTATAGATATAAGAAAACTGCCGTCAATTCCCATTGATATAGTTAGACTGATAAAAAGTGATTTTATAGATGCAAAGGTAGCAGCTCTCCTATGGTTAGTTAATGACGCTAAACTCTTCTATGCTATTATAGGTGGAAGTGGTACAGGAAAAACAACACTTCTCAATGCATTGATACAGCTGTCAAATCCTAATTGGAAGATTATAGTTGTTCAAGATATACCCGAAATTAAGTTGCCATTAAGACCTAGATTTATACAGTTTTTTGGAGAGTCAAGCGAAGAACTTTTACAAAGATGTTTTACAGCTCTTAGATATAGACCCGATATGTTAGTTGTTGGAGAAGTGAGAGGTAGGGAGATATCAGCTCTTGTTAGAGCTGTTGCCTCAGGTTCGGGATCTATAACATCATTTCACGCATCAACACCAGAAGAATATGAAATGGCTATACGTAACCTATTACCTCAGGATCTTTACTCATTATTGACTTTAAATACAGCTCTCCTTGTATTTGTCACAAGGTTTCGTAGTGGTGGAAAAACTGAAAGAAAAGTATGGAGGGTATATGAAAATATTTCAGACGAATGGAGAGAAATTTATGGACCGGAAATAGATAGAATAGAAAATAGTTATATAATTAAGAGATTAGCGAAAAGATTGCTTATAAACGATATTGAAGCAGAATGGGAAAATAGATATAAGATACTACTTAGCATAGATGAAGGATATGAATCTGTTGAAAGAATGCTTAGAAAATTCTATGGAGTTTAG
- a CDS encoding SSU ribosomal protein S19P (COGs: COG0185 Ribosomal protein S19~InterPro IPR002222:IPR005713~KEGG: hbu:Hbut_1294 30S ribosomal protein S19P~PFAM: ribosomal protein S19/S15~SPTR: A8AA18 30S ribosomal protein S19P~TIGRFAM: ribosomal protein S19~PFAM: Ribosomal protein S19~TIGRFAM: ribosomal protein S19(archaeal)/S15(eukaryotic)), producing the protein MSKQCFEIPIEWKKFRYRGKTFEELLEMSMDELVKLLPSRARRTLMRGFSPRHRRLLEKIIEARQKLINECKEVVIKTHVRDMIILPIMVGLTIAVFNGKEYIPVRIVPEMIGHYLGEFAITTKQVKHGEPGLKATRSTLFVALK; encoded by the coding sequence ATGAGTAAGCAATGTTTTGAAATTCCTATTGAATGGAAGAAATTTAGATATAGAGGAAAAACATTTGAAGAATTGTTAGAGATGTCTATGGATGAATTAGTAAAGCTTTTACCTTCAAGAGCTAGAAGAACATTGATGAGAGGATTTTCTCCTAGACATAGAAGATTGCTTGAGAAAATCATTGAAGCTAGACAAAAGCTTATCAATGAGTGTAAGGAGGTTGTGATAAAGACCCATGTGAGAGATATGATAATATTGCCAATTATGGTTGGTTTAACAATAGCTGTATTTAATGGCAAGGAATATATTCCTGTTAGAATAGTCCCTGAAATGATAGGTCACTACCTTGGGGAGTTTGCTATAACAACAAAACAAGTTAAACATGGTGAACCAGGACTTAAAGCTACAAGAAGTACATTGTTTGTAGCATTGAAATAA
- a CDS encoding hypothetical protein (KEGG: dka:DKAM_1130 integrase protein~SPTR: B8D5S5 Integrase protein), which translates to MRYGLIDAEGRLNKAVVLALIDALMQDEALKDEVLNYILKYYKKDVQERLSEALPKIELRWSEDFEKWLTEKKSKPISERTLRDYRSIWFKCLEGKALGWHLLKQLEGKQMLCSDGVYHPTSWPRQIFRHYIRYLYAVGKLDYDTYTRLLLAIPGRRYGRRLSQKAIEVGDIVGSLQVLKDRRPDIYILYLFMLYSSVRFEHALRLFDEWNPDEKLYISYLNRNVKRLECFDMFCRYYMGKETDKKPTGFAYFPKQLLALIERYREKLPNKRRIERIVSNLSILKPKMIRVSALREMKAVFGDTDVWRFITSKFGELYQYPQDTT; encoded by the coding sequence ATGAGGTACGGCTTAATAGACGCTGAGGGCAGGCTGAATAAAGCCGTTGTACTGGCACTAATCGATGCGTTGATGCAGGATGAAGCTCTTAAGGATGAGGTTTTGAACTATATTCTGAAGTACTATAAGAAGGATGTTCAGGAGAGGTTATCTGAGGCACTTCCAAAGATTGAGCTCAGGTGGAGTGAAGACTTTGAGAAGTGGCTGACCGAGAAGAAGTCTAAGCCGATTTCGGAACGCACACTGAGGGATTACAGGAGTATCTGGTTCAAATGTCTTGAAGGTAAGGCTTTGGGATGGCATTTATTGAAGCAGCTAGAAGGTAAACAGATGCTCTGTAGCGATGGTGTGTACCACCCAACTTCGTGGCCTAGGCAGATATTTAGACACTACATAAGGTATCTATATGCTGTTGGAAAGTTGGATTATGATACATATACAAGACTTCTACTTGCAATACCTGGAAGGCGTTATGGGCGTAGGCTCAGCCAAAAAGCTATAGAGGTCGGAGATATTGTTGGGAGCCTCCAGGTGTTAAAGGATAGGAGGCCCGATATCTACATACTCTACCTCTTCATGCTCTACTCATCTGTGAGGTTTGAGCACGCCCTGAGGCTCTTCGATGAGTGGAACCCCGATGAAAAGCTCTACATCTCATACCTCAATAGGAATGTTAAGAGGCTTGAATGCTTCGATATGTTCTGCAGGTACTACATGGGTAAGGAAACAGATAAGAAGCCCACAGGCTTCGCCTACTTCCCTAAACAGCTGCTTGCACTAATAGAGAGGTATAGGGAGAAGCTACCTAATAAGAGGAGGATTGAGAGAATAGTATCAAACCTCAGCATTCTGAAGCCTAAGATGATTAGAGTATCTGCTTTGAGGGAGATGAAAGCTGTTTTCGGTGATACAGATGTGTGGAGATTCATAACAAGTAAATTTGGAGAGCTATATCAGTATCCGCAAGACACTACCTAG
- a CDS encoding LSU ribosomal protein L2P (COGs: COG0090 Ribosomal protein L2~InterPro IPR002171~KEGG: smr:Smar_1019 50S ribosomal protein L2P~PFAM: ribosomal protein L2~SPTR: A3DNA7 50S ribosomal protein L2P~PFAM: Ribosomal Proteins L2, RNA binding domain; Ribosomal Proteins L2, C-terminal domain), which produces MGKRILVQRMGRGTSTFRSPSHLKIAPVRYPQPTSKTMKGIVTEILHEAGRSAPIALIKLENGEIFYNIAVEGIRVGQIIEIGSEASPNTGNILPLRNIPEGMYICNIEIRPGDGGKLIRAGGSYGILIGKTTTHAIITLPSGKQKLIPLDSRATIGVVAGGGRLEKPLLKAGNAYYKWKVRARKWPRVRGVAMNAVDHPHGGGSHQSESKPTTVSRRAPPGRKVGHIAARRTGRKKGAH; this is translated from the coding sequence ATGGGTAAACGTATTCTTGTACAAAGAATGGGTAGAGGAACTTCAACCTTTAGAAGTCCATCCCATCTAAAAATTGCTCCAGTTAGATACCCTCAACCAACTAGTAAAACTATGAAGGGTATTGTAACTGAGATATTACATGAGGCTGGGAGAAGTGCTCCTATAGCACTAATTAAACTAGAAAATGGCGAAATCTTCTATAACATAGCTGTAGAGGGGATAAGAGTAGGACAGATAATAGAGATAGGTTCTGAGGCAAGTCCAAATACTGGAAATATATTACCCTTAAGAAATATTCCAGAAGGAATGTATATATGCAATATAGAAATTAGACCTGGCGATGGCGGAAAGTTGATTAGAGCTGGTGGTTCCTATGGAATATTAATAGGAAAGACTACGACACATGCAATTATAACACTCCCAAGTGGAAAACAAAAACTCATTCCCTTAGATTCACGTGCAACTATAGGTGTTGTTGCTGGAGGTGGAAGATTAGAAAAACCCCTACTAAAAGCTGGTAATGCATATTATAAGTGGAAAGTTAGAGCGAGGAAATGGCCTAGGGTACGTGGAGTTGCTATGAATGCTGTAGATCATCCCCATGGTGGAGGCTCACACCAAAGCGAGTCTAAACCAACTACAGTATCGAGAAGAGCACCACCTGGGAGAAAGGTTGGACATATAGCTGCAAGGAGAACTGGAAGAAAGAAGGGGGCACACTAA
- a CDS encoding triosephosphate isomerase (COGs: COG0149 Triosephosphate isomerase~InterPro IPR000652~KEGG: smr:Smar_0901 triosephosphate isomerase~PFAM: triosephosphate isomerase~PRIAM: Triose-phosphate isomerase~SPTR: A3DMZ1 Triosephosphate isomerase~TIGRFAM: triosephosphate isomerase~PFAM: Triosephosphate isomerase~TIGRFAM: triosephosphate isomerase), which yields MKHLKVPVLAINFKAYPTSFGVKALEIAKAAEKVAQEYGVEVIVIPPATELRKIVESVSIPVYAQHADPYEYGAYTGWLPVVALKDIGVRGILVNHSEHRLRLDEIVAIVEAAKKYGLETLVCADTPIAAAAIAAIKPVALAVEPPELIGTGIAVSKAKPEVITNTVQRVREVNKEVIILTGAGISTAEDVEAAIRLGTAGVLVASAIMKAQNPEKVIKDMAAVAKAAYK from the coding sequence GTGAAGCATTTGAAGGTACCTGTCTTAGCTATAAACTTCAAAGCCTATCCTACATCATTTGGAGTAAAAGCTCTTGAAATAGCTAAAGCTGCAGAAAAAGTGGCGCAAGAATATGGTGTAGAGGTTATAGTTATTCCACCAGCAACAGAACTTAGGAAAATAGTTGAAAGCGTTAGCATACCAGTTTATGCTCAGCATGCAGATCCTTATGAATATGGTGCTTATACTGGTTGGCTACCTGTGGTAGCATTGAAGGATATAGGTGTAAGAGGAATATTGGTAAATCATAGTGAACATAGACTTAGACTAGATGAGATAGTAGCTATAGTTGAAGCTGCAAAAAAATATGGGCTAGAGACACTAGTATGTGCAGATACACCAATAGCTGCTGCAGCAATAGCAGCAATAAAACCTGTCGCACTTGCAGTTGAACCCCCAGAACTTATAGGAACAGGTATAGCAGTTTCAAAAGCAAAACCCGAAGTAATAACTAACACTGTACAGAGGGTTAGAGAAGTGAATAAGGAAGTAATAATTTTAACTGGCGCAGGCATCTCAACAGCAGAAGATGTTGAGGCCGCAATTAGACTAGGAACAGCAGGGGTACTAGTGGCATCAGCTATAATGAAAGCACAAAATCCAGAAAAAGTAATTAAAGATATGGCTGCAGTAGCAAAAGCAGCATATAAATAA
- a CDS encoding hypothetical protein (InterPro IPR004838~KEGG: pcl:Pcal_0194 hypothetical protein~SPTR: O00908 Polythreonine protein (Fragment)) — translation MSLFSSRVVVYVLIAVMLLSTVFNVAPNGYGFNVNSAEHIIIYENFDDQNVSDINATLLAHASIAEIDTGNYVLLLYSAGASDRGGAIEIPVRIDKYMEINFTAHFANPDGIYVFLSPYPVDDLINRCPSCAWEDYSDRRILTIGFDVYENRIKIDGREATSYLFNTSSPSTVSIKIRTPIIYIYIDGELVAIAVHNFSITKGYLVIGGRVGGGTSGNDCWIDDLKIYISSYTPQIPLYKPVDSSAVTLGVRWNFTIDIDALYGICIAGDYLIAVGHTANHDVIAVLNKTSGDPVNIKLAYHQYTGDEYSPYGFIECIYASGYIYVLSSSGAIVVFDLQLTKVNEVWTGLTFPESSTDSHIVFDGYYLYVMGWEQSSNTILKVLKYGISGASLNLVTSYSYGNSYLGVGTIEVNYVSNSIWIATINADQTENIIVVLDKDLNPINVIRIPSTDGLFIGTPKAVTHSDDGDVYVAGSRGLIRIDTSGRITKLIDKDVCFLHYAADLYIGIYSADHKTHLLALYDGTSVLYVTDQNGYLVGAGPMLSDLLTIYVAVAPSAGGGSKMIVALNRYRYGCGFTFELKSDAGIMKITVEKERIYSTETFLLIDHPNDTIDFRKFEGAITLIVRNTPPEFSVSSAEYGYRRYKVPISVPPNALTYFITSDDLNRDPRYSNFELYIAYVNNSLYVYYLYGSGNYRHEYRFVFLDREYMYRKEPGAEIYSKENEDFVPVLSFTYNCPSCVPCYMESVAAPCINCLNIVFSSQYLQAYVQLKGGAAVSGNATLLTVDYGDGVDYSEYSNYSVLIVKDVPDTFTVHSPTYGVRTYRVPLPQSRNIVTYFVAIDDGSAEDPYPDLELYIAFTRSRIYIYLLYDHGESFHSVNFICDNYSYSYYKPSNATLYNNGVPAMTFEIPATCPLEMCPATTVTLTTTTAIRATVTTTITTTAITTTTTTVEKTITTTMTYTSSYTTTVTIESPTTITTITTSTAIITTESLWSWILIIILLIALMICIIACRKQCRKSKKREEKQEEK, via the coding sequence TTGAGTCTATTCAGTAGTAGAGTCGTTGTGTATGTACTAATCGCAGTAATGCTCTTGTCAACGGTATTTAATGTTGCTCCTAATGGTTACGGCTTTAACGTCAATAGTGCAGAGCATATCATCATATATGAGAATTTCGATGATCAAAACGTTAGTGATATCAATGCCACTCTCCTAGCTCATGCAAGTATCGCTGAAATTGATACCGGCAACTATGTGTTGCTGCTTTATTCTGCCGGTGCTAGTGATAGAGGTGGAGCTATAGAGATTCCGGTACGTATCGACAAGTACATGGAGATAAACTTCACAGCGCACTTCGCTAATCCAGATGGCATATACGTGTTTTTATCGCCGTATCCGGTAGACGATTTGATCAATAGATGCCCTAGCTGTGCATGGGAAGACTACTCAGATAGAAGAATCCTCACAATAGGATTCGATGTATATGAAAACAGGATTAAAATTGATGGACGAGAAGCAACCTCTTACCTATTCAACACCTCTAGTCCAAGTACAGTCAGCATAAAGATTAGAACCCCCATCATCTATATCTACATTGATGGAGAACTCGTAGCTATCGCTGTGCACAACTTCAGTATAACTAAGGGCTATCTGGTTATTGGTGGCAGAGTTGGTGGTGGCACGTCCGGCAACGATTGCTGGATAGACGATCTGAAGATATACATATCCTCATACACGCCACAAATACCTCTTTATAAACCTGTGGATTCTTCCGCGGTAACCCTTGGAGTGCGGTGGAACTTCACTATCGATATAGATGCACTCTACGGAATCTGCATAGCTGGAGACTACCTTATCGCTGTTGGGCATACTGCCAATCACGATGTTATCGCAGTGTTGAATAAGACCTCGGGTGACCCCGTCAACATCAAACTGGCATACCATCAATACACAGGGGATGAGTATAGTCCTTACGGCTTTATCGAATGTATCTATGCAAGCGGCTACATCTACGTACTCTCCAGCAGCGGAGCCATAGTGGTATTTGACCTCCAGCTCACCAAAGTGAATGAGGTTTGGACGGGTTTAACATTCCCTGAGTCGTCAACGGATTCCCATATAGTTTTCGACGGATACTACCTGTACGTGATGGGGTGGGAGCAAAGCAGTAACACCATCCTAAAAGTCCTCAAGTACGGCATCAGCGGAGCAAGCTTAAACCTCGTCACATCGTACAGCTACGGCAATTCTTATCTAGGCGTAGGCACAATCGAAGTAAACTACGTATCTAACAGCATCTGGATCGCGACTATCAACGCAGATCAAACGGAGAATATCATAGTTGTACTTGACAAAGACCTCAATCCAATCAACGTAATACGAATTCCGTCTACAGATGGGCTTTTCATAGGTACTCCAAAGGCTGTTACACATAGCGATGATGGAGATGTATATGTAGCCGGATCCAGAGGTTTAATAAGAATAGACACATCGGGACGTATAACCAAGCTCATAGATAAAGACGTCTGCTTCCTACACTATGCCGCTGACCTATACATAGGTATCTATAGTGCTGATCACAAAACACACCTGCTAGCACTATATGACGGAACAAGCGTATTGTATGTTACTGATCAAAACGGCTATCTGGTAGGAGCAGGTCCCATGCTGAGCGACCTCCTCACAATCTACGTAGCTGTAGCTCCATCTGCAGGCGGGGGCTCCAAAATGATAGTAGCGTTGAACAGATACAGATACGGATGTGGCTTCACATTTGAGCTGAAAAGCGATGCCGGCATAATGAAGATTACAGTAGAGAAGGAGAGGATATACAGTACGGAGACATTCCTCCTCATCGATCACCCCAATGATACCATAGACTTCAGGAAATTTGAAGGAGCTATAACACTTATCGTAAGGAATACTCCGCCAGAGTTCTCAGTATCTTCAGCTGAGTACGGTTACCGAAGGTATAAGGTGCCGATATCTGTACCGCCAAACGCATTAACATACTTCATAACATCTGACGACTTGAACCGAGACCCACGCTACTCAAACTTCGAGCTGTATATAGCATATGTAAATAACAGCCTCTATGTATACTATCTCTACGGGTCTGGCAATTATAGGCATGAATATAGATTCGTGTTCTTAGATCGGGAATATATGTATAGGAAAGAGCCGGGGGCTGAAATATACAGCAAAGAGAATGAGGATTTTGTCCCAGTACTATCATTTACATACAATTGCCCCTCATGTGTGCCATGCTATATGGAGAGTGTGGCTGCTCCATGTATAAACTGCCTGAACATAGTGTTCTCTAGTCAATATCTGCAAGCATATGTGCAACTCAAAGGAGGTGCGGCAGTATCTGGCAATGCAACGCTTCTCACCGTAGATTATGGTGATGGCGTAGATTACTCGGAATACAGCAACTACAGCGTTCTGATCGTTAAAGATGTTCCAGATACGTTTACGGTTCATTCGCCTACATATGGCGTTAGAACATACAGGGTTCCTCTACCTCAAAGCAGAAACATCGTCACATATTTTGTGGCCATAGATGATGGCTCTGCCGAAGATCCGTATCCAGATTTAGAGCTCTACATAGCTTTCACAAGATCCAGAATCTACATCTATCTACTCTACGATCATGGGGAGAGCTTCCACTCGGTCAACTTCATATGCGATAACTATAGCTACTCCTACTACAAGCCCAGCAATGCGACACTGTACAACAATGGTGTTCCAGCGATGACCTTTGAAATACCTGCTACATGCCCATTAGAAATGTGTCCAGCTACAACAGTCACGCTCACCACGACCACTGCTATTAGAGCAACCGTAACAACAACTATAACAACAACCGCAATAACAACTACAACTACGACTGTCGAGAAAACAATTACCACGACGATGACGTATACATCAAGCTATACAACTACTGTAACAATTGAATCACCAACAACAATCACTACGATAACTACATCTACAGCTATAATAACTACGGAGTCCTTATGGAGCTGGATACTCATAATAATACTTCTGATAGCTTTAATGATATGCATCATCGCCTGCCGTAAGCAGTGCAGAAAGTCCAAGAAAAGAGAAGAAAAACAGGAAGAAAAATAA